ACTCCCGATTGACGTGAACAACTGCCCGATTTCGTCTCGACGAGAGCTCGAAACGTTGACGTCGTACTCTCCCTGCTCGATGGCAGTGGCGGCCGCAGAGAGCTGTTGCACGGACGTCGCCGTGTTCCGGCCAATCGTTCCACCGACGACGACAACACCACCGAGCGCGAGCAGAATGAACGCCAAGATATCAGTCCGAATCTGCTCGCTCAGTGCGAACGCATTCGCCGCAGGTGTGTGTTTGATAACGACCCAGTTTGTTCCGGGGATAGTCGCGTACGCGGCGACGTGCTCGGTGTCGAGCAGTTCTTCCTTTGTTGGCGAGCTGGTGAAGGTGCCCTGTTCCGTCGCTGTGCTAATCTCTGGGATGGCAGACTGCGACGTGTTCGGGATGTACGGCTGCCCGACAGCACTGGTACCTGCGTCTGAGAACAGGACTTCAGTCGAACTCGACGTCGGACGAACGACCTGTGTGAACGTGCCATCGATACCAGTGCTGAACTGCTTGCTCAGGTCGGTAGCGTCGTACTCGACCACGAGTACGTGTGTGAAGTCGGCGGCGACGCTCATCGAACTGACCACTCGTTTGTCGTTCGCGTTCGTGTACGGGTTCGACGAGACTACTGTGTCGCGGCCGATAGACCGAGTCCGGTCCACCCACGGATGGGTGTCCGATGTGACGCGCGTTCCGCGGAGCGTGTCGTCAGTACTCGCCACAATCCTTGCCTCCCCTGCTGTGCCGACTGTGGGATCTGCGAGATGGACGGCAGCGACGCGGTCGGACTGTAGCTCATCCGCGGCGAGTGTTTCCACGTAGGCTTGCTGGTCTCCGCGGGTCGCGTTGAAACCGAGTAGCGGATTGTTCGACGCGACCAGCACCGGCCGCTCGTTGCGCTCAACCCACTCGTTCAACAGGCCGGCTTCGGCGTTGACCTCCTGTACGAGCTGTTGTGCTGTGTCGTCTTCGAGTGTGGCAGTTGCGTTCCCTTGTACCCAGAACCCGCCGGCCGCGATGAGTACAACAATCACGAGCAACGCCACGGCGAACTTGACGAGGTACGACCGAACTGGCAGTAGCGCAATGGCTTTCGCCCGGTCCAGTACTGTCGTCTCCGAGGCCGCTGACGCTGGTGCATCTGATGACTCGTCGCCACCGCCGTCTGCGTGTGCTGTAGATTCGTCCATACTGATTCAGATGAAGCCGTTGGCCTTGAGGTGGTCAACAACCGCCTGCTGGCTGCCGACCTCGGTTGCATGGCTGTTCAGCTCTTGCATCGTCTTCGCGTCAGGAATGACGTCCGGCATCTTGTTCAGCGCCGACACCACGGCGTCCGTTGCGACGTCCTCGTGAACAACACCGACCGGGTGGAAAAACGGCCAGAAGTTCCGGTCGTCATCGAGGTACACGATGTCTTCGACAGTCGTGAGCCACGCGCTGGTGCTGTACCCAAAGCTGAGGTCAGCATACCCTTCGTCGACGGCCGTACCAGCTGCCTGCGCCGACGCCGCCTCGATGAACTCCTGTTCGGCCTCCCAGCGTTCCACGTGCTCGGAGTCAAACCCGTAGTAGTCCAGCAAGGCATCGAACCCGTCACTGCGAGTCCTGAACCCGTCGCCAAATGCCGGGCGGATATCGTAGTTCCCGTCGTTGACGTAGCCGGCGAGGTCGCTGATTGTCTCGATACCGGTTCCTTCGATAGCGTCCTCGCGGATAAATACGGCCCACGTGTTCTGCCAGTCTGCGCGGTCGAGAATCCGAATTGGGTGTTCTGATTCCATCTCGGACTTTAACGCCTCGTACTGTTCGTCGGGTGTCTCGAAGTTGGCTTCGTCGTGACGGGGTGGGTGCGCAGCCCACAGCGACCCCATGTAATCGTAGTACGCGTGGATGTCGCCGGCCCGATACGCTTCGGCGTGTGCCGCGTTCCCTCCGAAGCCAGTTTCATCCACGAGACTCGCGCTCGTGTTGTTGGCGAGCAATTCGTAGGCGATGTACCCGAGATTCAACTGTTCCGTGTAGCCTTTCGAACTGACAACAACTGACAGAGAGCCGTCGGTTGATCCGGCCGCTCCGGCTCCACTTTCGGCTGTACTTGATTCTGTGTCTCCGCCGCTCGAACAACCAACCAGTGTGGCGGTTCCACCAGTCGCGAGCATTCCGAGCAACCGTCGCCGGCTTCCGGTCCACGGCTGCCGTCTTTCATCTACCATTGCTCAACCTGTAGCTAATGAGAGTCAAAAAGCCGTTGCCGAGAGTATCAACAGTGATACTAGAACAGTACAACCGTGTACAATTTAGAGTCTAGCTATCGGCAGTGTCCACAGAGGGCCTCTCTACAGAGGTGGCATCACAATGACTGACGTGCTAAATACTGTTCATGTCAGTTGAAATTGAGATGTTGGAACACACTCGGCGAACCGTCGTCAGCTACAGCTAGCAGTTGGGGAAAGCCTCGGCACTCATAGGGCTCGTCACCAACGGGGAGTCACCCCGGTTCGGCCCCGTGAGTCGTCGTCATCGGCCGGCAGATGCTACTGCCGCCGGCGACAAGACGGTTACTCATCGGGGCCACACAGTAGAACAAACGCTAAACCAACGCGGGCCAACCAGTCATCTATGAACAGACGACGCTTTCTCACACTTTCCGGGGTGGGTGTCGTCGGCGCAGTAGCGGGGTGCAGTAGCGAGGCGGACCGCGCTGAATCCGTCGATAGTCACCCGGCGGCCGCCGACCTCGAAGCCCAGCCCCGCCGTGGCGAACTGGGCGGCCACGTCATTCTGGCGTTCGAAGACCCTTCCTGTCCCACATGTCGCCGCTTCCACGAGAACACGCTACCGGATATCCGGGAGAACATCGTGGACGCGGGCAAGGGCGCGTACGTCGTCCGAACGTATCCTGTCATCTACCCGTGGGGTGAGCCGGCGACGCAGGCGCTGGAGTCGACGTTCGCCCGCGACAGCGAGGCCTATTGGGCGCTGTTCGACCACTACTTCGCCGAACAGTCGTCGTTCGACTCGGACAACGTTCTAGAGCGAACAGCGACGTTTCTCACCGAGGAAACGGCGGTAGACGGCGAGGCGGTCGCGAGCGACGCGCGGGAGCGGGCACACGACGACGCTGTTCAGGCGGATATTCAGGCGGCCGAGAACGCTGGACTGGGTGAGACGACACCGATTATTCTGCTGTTCGAAGACGGTGAGTTCGTGACGAAGGTCAACGGGAGCGTCAGTTACGACCTCATCTCGGAGGCACTGGGAGAGCGCGACGGATGAGCACCGCACGGGGGCTCCGTCTGCCGACGACGCGCGGGGACTGGCGGCTCATGGGCCGGACGGTCAGGCTGGTGCTCACGCTGCCGTTCTACGCGGCGGTTGCCGCAATCGCCGCCGTCGTCTCGCTGACGGTGTTCGTCGTCTCGCTGAACGTCCCGCTGGTGCTTGATCTCGTGGTCGGGGGGTCGCTCCCGATTGCCAGCCGACTGCGCGTGCTCGCCGAACTGTACCCGTTCATCGGCACGTCGTTCAACCCCGCACAGGGGGTCCTGCTGATTGTCGTTGCTGTCTTCACCGGCGTCGACATCGGGCTGGTGACCTACCACTTCCGCGAGCACGGCCTCGACCTCCAGCAGGGCGGCGCTGGCGCTGCGGGGGTCATCCTCGGAACACTCGGTGCGGGCTGTGCGGCCTGTGGGTCGGCGGTTCTGCTGGGGCTGCTGTCGCTGCTCGGTATCTCGACCTCGCTGCTGTTTCTGCCGCTGGATGGGCTGGAGTTCGCACTGCTGGCACTCGTGGTGTTGACTCTGTCCGTCTACTGGCTCGCCGAAGGGATGCGCGGCGGCGAGATCAACGGCTGTCCGGTCGATATCTGACTGTGTCGGTGGCCGGCCCTCGTTCCGACTCGGACGGAGTCCCGACTGGTCTCACGGGAGAAAACGTATAGTGTCGTCACCCGAACACCAATACCGAGAAGGTATGCCCGAGACGGAGTCCAAGGTGACGGCTTCGAGGGAGTCCCTCGCCGAGTACGAGCACCTCCACCGGAAGCGAAAGGAAACGGTCGGCACGGTCGAACTGGCCGAACTCATCGACGTGTGGGTCGGCGAGAGCGAACTCGTCTGTCAGTTCCAGTTCGACTGGGCGACCGATGCGATACAGCGGCGCTACGACCTTGACAGCGACCGCGACATCGCCAAGGTCGAGCGGCTCTGTGAAGCGAACGGCCTGCAGTTCGAGCAGGCCAGCCACCTAGAAGGCTCGCTGGTCGAACTCGAATACACCGGCTCACAGTGGCTGCCGCGGCCGGAAGCCGCCTACATCGACGGCGAGGGGTCGGCGGTCGAGACGTTCCGCGCGGAGGCCCGGTTGCTGGTGCGTGAACTCGCCCAGTCGCCCGCGTTCCTCCGGCGAGGCATCGAGCGCGTCCGGGGGCTGTCGACGACGCAACTGATTATCGGTGTGATTCTGGTCAAGAAAGTCGCCATCATCGTGTTGCTTGCTCACCTCTTCCTGTAGCCGTACGCCCGTCAGCCGACAGTGTGGGATACCGCTACCCGACGCGTCTCAGTCGCTCATCGCAGAGCCGGAGCCGGCTGGCGTGTCCACGCCGTCGGTCCCGGTGGTCTCGAACTGTGAGAGTTCATCGTTGAGCGTGTCGGCGTCGTCAGCGAACTGCTCCACAGAGTCGACCATCCCGGCAACGGTCTGGCCCTGCTGGTCGACCGTCGTAGCCATTTCACGGGCGTCGGCTGCGGTCTCCCCGGCGATGTCGTTGATGTCGTCGATTATCCGCACGACTTCCTGTGCGCTCGTCGCCTGCTGGTCGGTCGCCCGGTCGATCTCCTGAATCCCACCGTTGACATCGACAGTGGCGTCGACCACGTCCTCAAGCGTGGTAATGGTCTCGGAGATAGTATTGCTGCCGCGGTCGACAGCGTCTTCCATCGTCTCCATGGCGTCGACGGACGTACCGACCTGAGACCGCAACGATCCGATGAGACCCTCCACGTCGGCGGTGGCTGCCTGCGTTTCGGTTGCGAGCTGTTTGATTTCGTCCGCGACGACGGCAAAGCCCGACCCCGCTTGGCCGGCACGGGCAGCTTCGATGGAAGCGTTCAGGGCGAGCATGTTCGTCTCCTCGGCGATGCCGTCGATGACTTCGACGATTTCGGCCATGTCCTCGGCGATATCGTCCAGTTGCTGGACCTCGCTCGCGGCGCTCGTCGAGTAGTGTCGGATTTCATCGACGGCGCTCTGGGCTTCCGAGGAGGATCGCTGGGCGTCTCGGCCGAGGTCCGCGGCAGTGTTGCTCTGCTCTGCGATCTCGGCCACGGACGACGCCATTTCCTCGACGGTAGCTGAGAGGTCACTGAGTTCGCTCGTCGCGTCATCTAGCTGCTGGCGCTGCGTTGCTGCCCCGTCGGCGATGTCGGATGCAGTGTCGGCCACGGACTCTGTCTCGTCACGGACCTGCTGGCCGTCGGTCAACACGGTTTCACTTCCAGTGGCGATACGTGTCGAGGTCGACTGGCCGCTGCTGATGGCGGTCCCTAGGGCAGCAAGCGTCTCGTTAATCGCGGTTCCGACGGCGGTCATCGCATCGCTCATGCTGTCGGTGTCGACACGGGCGGTCAGGTCGCCGCTGGCTGCGTTGTCGAGCGCTGTGCGGTACTGTGTCGCTTTCAGTTCGAGGTGGCTGCTCAGCGCCTCCATCTCACTTCGCTCACCCTCTGCGGTTTCACGGGCCTCTTCGGCTGCTTCGCGCGCTTCTTCGGCGCGTTCTTGCGCTTCGGTTGCCTCCCGGATGTTCTGGCCGAGCGAGGCCGCGGCCCGTTCGAGTTTCGCGTACGTGTCCCCGACCTCGTCGATCCGGTCGGCGCCGAAGTCGATGTCGTACTGGCCGTTGTCGACTGCTGTCGCCTTTCGGTTGATCTCGATTATCGCGCGGTACATTTCACAGTAGCCCAGAAAACCGGTCACGGCGACGACAAACCCGATGAACACCGCGGCAGCTGTCACGGAGGAAAACAGCACGATAGCCAGCGCCGGTGCGCCCACAATCGACATTGCCGCAAGCAAAAAGACGCGAGCGCTGAATGTCCGACGGAGCGGCGTTGGCAAGTACGGCTCAATTGTCATCGGGACAGTGCCGACCGCAAGCATGAGTCGGCCAAGCGGATCCGTCGAATCATCTGCCGTTGTCATCGGTGCCACCTCGACACCGGTAGCAAACAAACGACGGAACTGGGCCTTTCGGGGTGCATATGACTCGTTTACCTCGGTCTATCAAAAACCGCACCCTCGGAGTATCAGCGGTGAATCTCTCAGTGTCAGTTCGTTGTCGTAATCTCGACCACGTCGCGGTGGTCGAGTTCGGTGTCAGCACCGATCTGCCGCTCGGTTCGCACGTCGTGGGCGTGGAGGAATCCGTCGCCGATGTCGGTGTGCAGGAAATACGCGAAGTCCTCTGCGGTCGACCCGTCGGGGAGGACGAAACAGTCCTGCAGGAAGGTCCCGTCCTCTTGGGGCTTGCGAGCGCCGGGGAACACCGCGATAGCGCCCAGTTCTTCGAACAGTGCGGTTTCGAGGGCCTGCTGGACGCCCGTGCCGCCGAACGCCGTCACGAAGTCCCGTATCTGTTCCAGCCCCGCAGCCTTCTCCTCGGGCAGGTCAGCCGTCACGGTGAAGTCCTCGTCGCCCGGCCGATAGTCGAGCACACCCTGCTCGTTGCCGTTTTTCAGCGCCTTCTCGGCGTGGGCCGAGACGGGGACGAACGTGAGATGTTCGTACTCTGGGTCCTCGGTGATTGGCTCCCAGTTTTCTTGCGCCGCTGGGGTGTCCATCTTGTTCGCCGCGATGAGCATCGGCTTGGTCCGGATGCGGATTTCCCGAGCGAGTGCCTCTCTGTCCTCGTCGTCCCATGTGTCGGGGTCCAGTTCCAGATCCAGAGCCAGCACGACCTGCTTGATTTCGTCGGCGTTGATCTTGAACGCCGACATCTGCTCGGCGAGGTCGTCCTCGATAGCCTTGTCCTCACCGTGGTACCCGGAACGGTAGCGCTCGATGCCCTTCTCCAGAACATCGAGATACCACATATCCAGTTCGTCTTCGAGGAAGTCGATGTCCTCGCGCGGGTCGTGGTCCTCGGTGGGTTCTCCTTCGAGGTCCGTCTCGCCGGTGAAATCGACGACGTGGACGAGCACGTCGGCCTCGTTGAGGTCCGTGAGGAACTGGTTCCCCAGCCCCTTCCCTTCGTGTGCGCCGGGGACGAGGCCGGCCACGTCGACGAGTTTCGTCGGGACGAACCGGACGCCGTCCGTGCAGTAGCCGTGGTTGGGCGTACAGGTGTGGTCGAACTCCGGAGCCGCACAGTCGACGCGGACGTACGCCTCGCCCATCGAGGGGTCGATTGTCGTGAACGGATACGCGCCCTCGGGCACGTCGTTCATCGTCGCCGCATTGAAAAACGTGGACTTGCCGACAGAGGGTTTGCCGACGAGTCCGATCTTGTAGCTCATTGCACCGATGAAGCGGTTTCAGCGGCTTAAACGCTGTTACACGAGCTACGAGAGCGTGTGAGTCACACACGCACTGGGAACGGATACCCGTCTTACCCGCCTACAGTCGCCGCTCATATACGTTGACTGGGTGTCCGTCTCCGCCGACCTCGGTCGTCCGCTCGTCGACCTTCTCGAAGTGGGACCGGTAAAACCCGTTACCGATCTCGTTTTCGGCCAGCACCTCGTCGCGGATTTTCCGCACGGAGAGGTCGTGTAGGTGCTGCTCGCCGCGGTAGAGTAACTCCGTCCCAATGCCTTCCCCCCAGTAGTCCGGGTGGACGTATATGTCGAGGTCGCCGAAGCCGGCCGCGTCCGTCATCCCACAACTCATGTACGCCACCACGTCATCGTCGGCCATCGAAACGAACAGGCCGACCTCTTCGAGTTCGATCATCTGCTCCAATAGCGGCGGCGCGTACCCCTCTTTCAGATGCGCTTCCACTGTCTCTGCCCCAAGGATGTCATCGTACACGGTATGCCATGTCGCCTTGGCGACCCGGCGGATGTCCGCGATATCCACCGACTCGGCCGGCCGAATGACGGTTTGAAACGACATACGTGAACATGTAACGTGGAGAAGTATAGAACTGTGGAATGTTTGACAACGGAGGGTATCGGTCGTGTCCTGTTCCCCGAGATAATAGGGCAACTCTTATGTACACTTCTGTACGTTAGTGTTCAGTAATGGACGACAGTGAGGAGATAGCACCAGCGGTTCAGTCGATTCTCGACGCGGCGCGGGAACGCGGTGGCGGCGGTGACCGTGTTTCGGTGACGCCCCGATCGCTGCCGGACGCCTTCGACGCGGCGGTAGACGCCGGGCGGACGCCGGTCGTCGCCGAAATCAAGCCCACGAGCCCGACCGCCGAGGGCGAACGGGCTGACGACCCGGTCGACCTCGCCCGACAGATGGTCGAGGGCGGCGCGGCGGCGCTGTCTGTCCTGACCGAACCGGAGCATTTCGGCGGGTCAGCGGCGACGCTCGAAGCGGTTCGCGAGGCCGTCGACGTGCCTGTTCTGCGGAAGGACTTCATCCTCCACGAGGAACAGCTAGATGTCGTCGAGGCCGACGTTATCCTCCTCATCGTCCGTTTTCTCGAAGCTGACGGAACGGACGACCTCACAGACCTTCTCACGGCTGCGCGCGAGCGCGGCTTTCAGGTCCTTGTGGAGACCCACACGGCTGCTGAGGTCGAGACAGCACTCGACGCAGGCGCGGAGATCATCGGCGTCAACAACCGCGACCTCGGCGAGTTAGCGGTTGACCTCGGAACGTTCGAAGGCGTCGCGCCCGACGTGCCCGAGGGCGTCACACTCATTGCTGAAAGTGGCATACAGACAGCAGACGATGTCTTGCGGATGCGCGACGCCGGTGCGGACGCCCTGCTGATCGGCTCGGCCATCATGGACCACGGCGCGGCAACGGACGTGGAAGCGAACACGCGGCGACTGACACACGCGGAAACCGATGCGGTTGAGACGACTACAGACACATGAGCACTGACGACGCACACGACCCCAAATTCGGCGAGTACGGTGGACAGTACGTGCCCGAGGCACTGATGCCAGCTATCGAAGAGCTGACCGACGCCTACCAGCGGTACGTGCTCGAAAACGAGGACGGCTTCATGGACGAGTTCCGGGAGCGGCTGGCCGACTTCGGCGGCCGACCGACGCCGCTCCAGTACGCCGAGCAGCTCTCGGCCCGCTACGACACGGATGTGTATCTCAAGCGCGAGGACCTGCTGCATGGCGGGGCCCACAAGCTCAACAACGCGCTCGGGCAGGTACTGCTGGCGAAGTACATGGGCAAGGAGCGCATCATCGCCGAGACCGGGGCCGGCCAGCAC
The Haloarcula sp. CBA1129 genome window above contains:
- a CDS encoding glycine betaine ABC transporter substrate-binding protein is translated as MVDERRQPWTGSRRRLLGMLATGGTATLVGCSSGGDTESSTAESGAGAAGSTDGSLSVVVSSKGYTEQLNLGYIAYELLANNTSASLVDETGFGGNAAHAEAYRAGDIHAYYDYMGSLWAAHPPRHDEANFETPDEQYEALKSEMESEHPIRILDRADWQNTWAVFIREDAIEGTGIETISDLAGYVNDGNYDIRPAFGDGFRTRSDGFDALLDYYGFDSEHVERWEAEQEFIEAASAQAAGTAVDEGYADLSFGYSTSAWLTTVEDIVYLDDDRNFWPFFHPVGVVHEDVATDAVVSALNKMPDVIPDAKTMQELNSHATEVGSQQAVVDHLKANGFI
- a CDS encoding thioredoxin domain-containing protein yields the protein MNRRRFLTLSGVGVVGAVAGCSSEADRAESVDSHPAAADLEAQPRRGELGGHVILAFEDPSCPTCRRFHENTLPDIRENIVDAGKGAYVVRTYPVIYPWGEPATQALESTFARDSEAYWALFDHYFAEQSSFDSDNVLERTATFLTEETAVDGEAVASDARERAHDDAVQADIQAAENAGLGETTPIILLFEDGEFVTKVNGSVSYDLISEALGERDG
- a CDS encoding methyl-accepting chemotaxis protein; protein product: MTTADDSTDPLGRLMLAVGTVPMTIEPYLPTPLRRTFSARVFLLAAMSIVGAPALAIVLFSSVTAAAVFIGFVVAVTGFLGYCEMYRAIIEINRKATAVDNGQYDIDFGADRIDEVGDTYAKLERAAASLGQNIREATEAQERAEEAREAAEEARETAEGERSEMEALSSHLELKATQYRTALDNAASGDLTARVDTDSMSDAMTAVGTAINETLAALGTAISSGQSTSTRIATGSETVLTDGQQVRDETESVADTASDIADGAATQRQQLDDATSELSDLSATVEEMASSVAEIAEQSNTAADLGRDAQRSSSEAQSAVDEIRHYSTSAASEVQQLDDIAEDMAEIVEVIDGIAEETNMLALNASIEAARAGQAGSGFAVVADEIKQLATETQAATADVEGLIGSLRSQVGTSVDAMETMEDAVDRGSNTISETITTLEDVVDATVDVNGGIQEIDRATDQQATSAQEVVRIIDDINDIAGETAADAREMATTVDQQGQTVAGMVDSVEQFADDADTLNDELSQFETTGTDGVDTPAGSGSAMSD
- a CDS encoding redox-regulated ATPase YchF yields the protein MSYKIGLVGKPSVGKSTFFNAATMNDVPEGAYPFTTIDPSMGEAYVRVDCAAPEFDHTCTPNHGYCTDGVRFVPTKLVDVAGLVPGAHEGKGLGNQFLTDLNEADVLVHVVDFTGETDLEGEPTEDHDPREDIDFLEDELDMWYLDVLEKGIERYRSGYHGEDKAIEDDLAEQMSAFKINADEIKQVVLALDLELDPDTWDDEDREALAREIRIRTKPMLIAANKMDTPAAQENWEPITEDPEYEHLTFVPVSAHAEKALKNGNEQGVLDYRPGDEDFTVTADLPEEKAAGLEQIRDFVTAFGGTGVQQALETALFEELGAIAVFPGARKPQEDGTFLQDCFVLPDGSTAEDFAYFLHTDIGDGFLHAHDVRTERQIGADTELDHRDVVEITTTN
- a CDS encoding GNAT family N-acetyltransferase, which gives rise to MSFQTVIRPAESVDIADIRRVAKATWHTVYDDILGAETVEAHLKEGYAPPLLEQMIELEEVGLFVSMADDDVVAYMSCGMTDAAGFGDLDIYVHPDYWGEGIGTELLYRGEQHLHDLSVRKIRDEVLAENEIGNGFYRSHFEKVDERTTEVGGDGHPVNVYERRL
- the trpC gene encoding indole-3-glycerol phosphate synthase — translated: MDDSEEIAPAVQSILDAARERGGGGDRVSVTPRSLPDAFDAAVDAGRTPVVAEIKPTSPTAEGERADDPVDLARQMVEGGAAALSVLTEPEHFGGSAATLEAVREAVDVPVLRKDFILHEEQLDVVEADVILLIVRFLEADGTDDLTDLLTAARERGFQVLVETHTAAEVETALDAGAEIIGVNNRDLGELAVDLGTFEGVAPDVPEGVTLIAESGIQTADDVLRMRDAGADALLIGSAIMDHGAATDVEANTRRLTHAETDAVETTTDT